GAAGGCACTTCTGACCTGCATTTCGAGATTTGGCAAGGAGCTTCTCCGATTAATCCAAGTAGCTGGCTTGCCGGCAATTGATAGAAAACAAGCAGTATGAATAAATTGTATATGTTAGCTATTTTATCTAAGTTTGTAAACTAGCTATGAAATAATTACGTAGATATACTGAAAAAAATAGGATACTAAAATAGATTGGAAAGATTTTTAAATATTGAATTATGTTAAACACAGTTTTATTGGCTATGATTGGTGGGCCTGAGATAGCAATTATCGTACTTGCCTTGTTGTTGTTGTTTGGAGGGAAAAAAATTCCTGAGCTAATGCGAGGGCTAGGTAGAGGAGTGCGTGAGTTTAAAGAGGGGCAGGCCGGAACAGCAAAAGATGATGCTAAAGAAGAACAGCAATAAGGCGATCTCTTTCTTTACATACAAAAAAGAAATTTGAAG
This Olivibacter sp. SDN3 DNA region includes the following protein-coding sequences:
- the tatA gene encoding twin-arginine translocase TatA/TatE family subunit; translated protein: MLNTVLLAMIGGPEIAIIVLALLLLFGGKKIPELMRGLGRGVREFKEGQAGTAKDDAKEEQQ